One region of Desulforamulus hydrothermalis Lam5 = DSM 18033 genomic DNA includes:
- a CDS encoding carbohydrate ABC transporter permease, which produces MSTEKALGASMPQPQPKGAPSAGGRFARFFTTENMMLTPAMLVLASVSIFPFLYLIYASLMDFSLAIDNPAFAGFRNWLRLVKDPLIFQSWKVTFIYAVAGLGLELILGVGIALLLYAAPWGRNLFITLWMLPIFVAPVVAGLLGWFLLNSSYGLYAWLLQQLGVHADIFGTVATAWPRVDLSDVWEWTPLITLIVLSGLQSLPTEPLEAAEVDGASYWQKLRYVILPLSSRIIVVALLIRSMDIMRFIDTIFITTAGGPADSTKIIGLRLFDVAFRFMDIGFAAAIGLSMLVVTIFLGKAFIRVMYGRE; this is translated from the coding sequence TTGAGTACAGAAAAAGCACTTGGAGCTTCAATGCCGCAGCCACAGCCAAAGGGTGCCCCCAGCGCCGGGGGACGTTTTGCCCGCTTCTTTACCACTGAGAATATGATGCTGACACCGGCTATGCTGGTGCTGGCATCCGTCAGTATTTTTCCGTTTCTCTACCTGATTTACGCCAGTTTAATGGATTTTTCCCTGGCCATTGATAATCCCGCCTTTGCTGGTTTTCGCAACTGGCTCCGCTTGGTGAAAGATCCGCTTATTTTTCAATCCTGGAAAGTTACATTTATCTATGCTGTAGCCGGTCTGGGCCTGGAGTTGATCCTTGGCGTGGGAATTGCGTTGCTGCTGTATGCCGCTCCCTGGGGTCGCAACTTATTTATTACCCTTTGGATGCTGCCCATCTTTGTGGCGCCGGTTGTGGCGGGGCTGTTAGGCTGGTTTTTGTTGAACAGCAGTTATGGATTATACGCTTGGCTATTGCAGCAGCTGGGCGTCCATGCTGACATTTTTGGCACAGTGGCCACAGCCTGGCCACGCGTCGACTTGTCAGATGTTTGGGAGTGGACACCGCTGATTACCCTTATTGTGCTATCCGGACTGCAATCCCTGCCGACAGAACCACTGGAAGCGGCGGAAGTGGACGGCGCCTCCTACTGGCAAAAGTTGCGTTATGTCATTTTGCCTTTATCTTCTCGCATTATTGTCGTAGCCCTGTTGATTCGTTCCATGGACATTATGCGTTTTATTGACACTATCTTTATCACTACCGCCGGCGGTCCTGCAGACAGCACAAAAATTATCGGCCTACGGCTTTTTGATGTAGCATTTAGATTTATGGATATTGGTTTTGCTGCCGCCATCGGTCTTTCTATGCTGGTGGTAACCATTTTCCTGGGCAAGGCATTTATCAGAGTCATGTACGGGAGGGAGTAA
- a CDS encoding carbohydrate ABC transporter permease, which yields MAGRKLSTRKLIATVLIYTALAIAMVWALLPIIWMVLSSLKTEANMFSMPPKFTFKPTFSTYAFMFTEGNFGSFLKNSMIAAFSSTAIALILGTLGGYALARGNYRRGKDIAFWIISTRMTPVAAAIVPLYIIFAKFNLIGTTFGLVFAYTTFNLPFALWMMMTFFAELPPDMEHAAMVDGATKFQAFYRIALPQVTPGLVATGILCLMFAWNDFAFASVFTSHSNQTIPVAASLLVSQTGIAWGQAMATGTVIITPMLIAGLAVRKYLVRGLSMGAVK from the coding sequence TTGGCCGGAAGAAAATTATCAACTCGCAAATTAATTGCCACGGTGCTGATTTATACCGCACTTGCCATAGCCATGGTATGGGCATTGCTGCCGATTATCTGGATGGTTCTTTCCTCCTTAAAAACCGAGGCTAACATGTTTTCTATGCCGCCTAAGTTCACCTTTAAACCGACCTTCAGTACCTATGCTTTCATGTTTACTGAAGGGAACTTTGGCAGCTTTTTAAAGAACAGTATGATTGCCGCCTTTTCCTCCACCGCCATTGCTCTTATTTTAGGCACCCTGGGGGGTTATGCCCTGGCCAGGGGGAATTACAGACGGGGCAAGGATATTGCCTTTTGGATTATCAGTACCCGCATGACTCCGGTGGCAGCGGCCATTGTGCCGTTATACATTATTTTTGCTAAATTTAATTTAATCGGTACCACCTTTGGTCTGGTTTTTGCCTATACCACCTTTAACTTACCTTTTGCCCTTTGGATGATGATGACCTTTTTTGCAGAGTTGCCGCCTGATATGGAGCACGCTGCTATGGTGGACGGAGCCACCAAGTTTCAGGCCTTTTACCGTATTGCCCTGCCCCAGGTGACGCCGGGGCTGGTAGCTACAGGCATTCTGTGCCTGATGTTTGCCTGGAATGATTTTGCCTTTGCTTCGGTCTTTACCAGTCATAGTAATCAGACCATTCCGGTTGCTGCTTCACTGCTGGTCAGCCAGACAGGTATTGCCTGGGGTCAGGCCATGGCTACCGGTACCGTTATTATTACCCCGATGTTAATTGCCGGCCTGGCGGTGCGTAAGTATTTGGTACGGGGGCTGTCCATGGGAGCAGTTAAATAG
- a CDS encoding NAD(P)-dependent alcohol dehydrogenase: MSKMKACVLYGPLDVRVQELQVPQLKPDQALVKVKAVGVCGSDVHYYEHGRIGRYVVEKPMILGHEAGGEVVAVGEAVTNLQVGQRVAIEPGVTCGKCKFCKEGRYNLCPDVEFLATPPYDGAFCEYLAMRADFLHPIPDHMSYEAASLAEPFSVGLHACRRAGVKPGDTVAVLGLGPVGLLTVVAAKAFGATKIIAADLAPIRLEMAKEMGATAVVNAQEQDVYKFIMQETGGLGVDAAIETAGSTATNLLAVQAARRGGKVALVGLPPNPEVPFNVFTIADGELDIFGIFRYANTYPTAVELLASGIASVEKLVTHRFTLDQAKDALDKARTDKQGSIKVMVNL, translated from the coding sequence ATGAGTAAAATGAAAGCCTGCGTTTTATACGGTCCCCTTGATGTACGGGTGCAAGAATTGCAGGTTCCCCAACTAAAACCGGATCAGGCCCTGGTTAAAGTGAAGGCCGTGGGTGTGTGCGGTTCTGATGTACATTATTATGAGCACGGCAGAATTGGCCGTTATGTGGTGGAAAAACCAATGATTCTCGGTCACGAGGCCGGCGGTGAAGTGGTAGCTGTGGGTGAAGCCGTGACTAACCTGCAGGTAGGGCAGAGGGTCGCCATTGAGCCAGGTGTAACCTGCGGCAAATGCAAATTCTGTAAGGAAGGACGTTACAACCTATGCCCGGATGTTGAGTTTCTGGCAACGCCGCCCTACGATGGAGCCTTTTGCGAATACCTGGCTATGCGGGCTGATTTCCTGCACCCGATTCCTGATCATATGAGCTATGAAGCTGCTTCCCTGGCCGAGCCCTTTTCTGTGGGTTTGCATGCCTGCAGGCGTGCCGGCGTCAAGCCGGGTGACACAGTGGCTGTGCTCGGTTTGGGTCCGGTAGGACTGCTAACCGTTGTAGCTGCCAAGGCCTTCGGGGCTACCAAAATTATTGCCGCTGACTTGGCGCCTATCCGGCTGGAGATGGCCAAAGAAATGGGCGCCACTGCGGTAGTCAATGCTCAGGAACAGGATGTTTATAAATTTATTATGCAAGAAACCGGCGGTCTTGGTGTAGATGCGGCCATAGAAACCGCAGGCAGTACGGCTACGAATTTGCTGGCGGTACAAGCGGCCCGGCGTGGTGGGAAAGTGGCCCTGGTAGGCCTGCCGCCCAACCCGGAAGTTCCCTTTAATGTATTTACTATAGCTGACGGCGAGCTGGATATTTTTGGCATTTTCCGTTATGCTAACACTTATCCCACAGCGGTGGAACTGTTGGCCAGCGGTATCGCCTCGGTGGAAAAGCTGGTGACGCACCGTTTTACCCTGGATCAAGCTAAAGACGCACTGGACAAAGCAAGAACTGACAAACAGGGCAGCATTAAGGTTATGGTTAACCTGTAA